Genomic DNA from Desulfobacterales bacterium:
AACAAATATGAAAACTATTTCATATGATATCAGATACTTTCCGTGGACCGGCCCCAGCCCCCCATTACCTGACCTTCCCAATCGGAAAGCCCTGACCGCTTATGGAAATTGTTGGATACTGCGCCCGTTTAAAAACTTTCTCTGCCAGCACAGGCACTTCATTGTCCACGTAATCAGCCAGTTCCGTCGTTTTGACAAAGCCGGATTTGCTCTTATCAGCCTTGCCGTTCAAACCATCCGCGAGCACAAAGGTAAAGAGCCCATGCCCGTTGTAACCTTCCAGCGCCTCCTGAAGAGAGGTCGAGGCAGATAAAATGGTCGAGCCGACTGCACGGCTCAGAACCTTCATGGCCGTATCTTCGCTCATGCCTCTGGTCAGCATTGCAGTCTGTATTGCATCTCCTAATTTGCCGGCACTGCATGTATCGATCACGATTAATTTCTTTGTTGCAGGTATATTCGCCACAAGTTCTTTTAGTGTGTTCTGACTTACAGCGTCCGTTTTTAGTTTTGCTGTAGATAAAGAGCCGACATTTGAAGTAATAAGGAAATACTCGCCATCGTCAACTGTTCCGTGGCTTGCTACGTAGAAGACAAACAAATCATCGGGGTTTAACGCCTGCATGAACTTAAGTTCATTTAAGATGTTTTCCCTTGTCGTTTCTTCTTTTGTGGAAAGCTTTTTTATATCCACCTTATCAAAAAGAGATAAAGCGCCCTTACTAAGAGTTTCTGCAAATAGGGTCGCATCGGCGACAGCGAAGTTAAGCTGGAGCTTGGGGTTTTTATACTCGTTGATACCAATTACAAGAGCATAGAGAGAAGGCTTTTGAATTAATTTATATGATGCTGTTATTTCCTGAATAGCATCTGTGCTCTGCATGGTATTATCAGCATTAAATACGATAGCTCTTATTGAGTTCAAGCCAGGGGAAAGTTTCAGTTGATATGTTTTATAGATTTCGTTCTGATTAGATGCGACAACGTTTACACCTCTTGCACTGTCCAGCATAACAGCAGAGCCGTTGAGATAAAGCCTGACATCGCCGATCCCTCCGCCGGCATCAATAATTTTCAAGGTTACGGAGGCTTCATTCTTATCAATGCTTTTGGGTGTATCAACTATCGCAACAACAGGAGGAGGTTTTATATCGGCTATGTTTTTGAGTTCCCTCAAAGACCCGCCGGAAAGTGCAACCTCGACAAGGTCGGGACGGTAAAAACTTTCCCGTAACTGTTCGATGCTGTATTCCTTATCGCCGACTCTCACCTGAAGATACTGGTCGCCTTTAGGGGATGAGCTGTAATAACCATTTGCTGTTGTAACAATCCATTCGCCGTCTTCAAAAGCAATCATTGAAGCAACTTCTTCCCCAGTAGAAACATTCCATATTCTTGTAGAAGCATCGCCTGCAGATAATACAAATTTGCCATCGGGGAAAAATTTTGCCGAAGTGCCGGATATGCCGGTATGTCCTGTAAATGTTTTCCATTCAGAACCTGGCACTAAATCCCACATTATTATCTTGCTGTCATATCCCGCCGATAAAGCATATTTCCCATCCGGAGAAAAAGCTACAGAGCTAATTCCGACAAAACTATCATGACCGACGAATTTCTTTAGCTGTGTTAAATTATTTGCGTTCCACAATCTGACGGTGTTATCGGATCCACCCGACAAAACATGCTTGCCGTCTGAAGAGAAAGAAACCGCATTGACGCGTGGATCCATAAAACCACCACTTGCTTCCACCGTTCTTATAGCCTTCCCGCTTGATATATTCCATAAATCCATTTTGCCGCCGCTGCCGCCTGACAAGACATATTTCCCATCCGGAGAAAAAGCAACTGACCAGATATTTTTTTGTAATTTAAAATCTTTTATTTCTTCTCCTGTTGATACATCATAGAGTTTCATGGTTGGCGGTTTGGGTTTAGAAAATAAAGCAAGGTCAGAGGGCGGACCGCCACATAGAATATATTTACCGTCTGGAGAAAAAGTTATGGAAAAACCTCTATTGTCATCAAATGTCTTTATTTCTTGTCTTGTAGCCAAATCCCAAAGTTTTGTCCCTTTGCCTCCCGAAGCAAAATATTTTCCATCAGGTGAAAAAGCGACTGCTGTTGTGTCACCGGCAAATCCCTTAGGGTGCGCGAAAGTTTGTATTTTTTGTCCTTGAGAAATATCCCAGAGTATAAAAGAATCAAAGCTTCCAGATAAGACATGCCGCCCATCTGGAGAAATATCAATTTTATTGACAATAGGGGCCTTTTGTTTAATTTCCCTGGACAAATCACTCTTTCCAATAAGAACAGGTTTTGCCATGCAGGAAGAAAGAAAAATTGTAAAACACATTGTCAAGATTATTCGATAAGCAAACATCAACCCCCCTTATTTCTAATTATATCCAATAAACAATAGGCCAAGATTTATAATTTTATTTTTTTATGCTCCTCTTTGTTATCTTTACCTCTGAGAATCTAAGAGCCCGGAGTGTGCCATATGTGCCTCGGTAAGGGTCTTTTTAATATGTTTAATACACTATTAGTTGAATTTTGGTGAATGTTTGTTTTCATATTATATTTCGAATCGGGGATAGTGGTGCCGTAATGGGGTCAAGCTCTGCTGTTTATCA
This window encodes:
- a CDS encoding caspase family protein — translated: MFAYRIILTMCFTIFLSSCMAKPVLIGKSDLSREIKQKAPIVNKIDISPDGRHVLSGSFDSFILWDISQGQKIQTFAHPKGFAGDTTAVAFSPDGKYFASGGKGTKLWDLATRQEIKTFDDNRGFSITFSPDGKYILCGGPPSDLALFSKPKPPTMKLYDVSTGEEIKDFKLQKNIWSVAFSPDGKYVLSGGSGGKMDLWNISSGKAIRTVEASGGFMDPRVNAVSFSSDGKHVLSGGSDNTVRLWNANNLTQLKKFVGHDSFVGISSVAFSPDGKYALSAGYDSKIIMWDLVPGSEWKTFTGHTGISGTSAKFFPDGKFVLSAGDASTRIWNVSTGEEVASMIAFEDGEWIVTTANGYYSSSPKGDQYLQVRVGDKEYSIEQLRESFYRPDLVEVALSGGSLRELKNIADIKPPPVVAIVDTPKSIDKNEASVTLKIIDAGGGIGDVRLYLNGSAVMLDSARGVNVVASNQNEIYKTYQLKLSPGLNSIRAIVFNADNTMQSTDAIQEITASYKLIQKPSLYALVIGINEYKNPKLQLNFAVADATLFAETLSKGALSLFDKVDIKKLSTKEETTRENILNELKFMQALNPDDLFVFYVASHGTVDDGEYFLITSNVGSLSTAKLKTDAVSQNTLKELVANIPATKKLIVIDTCSAGKLGDAIQTAMLTRGMSEDTAMKVLSRAVGSTILSASTSLQEALEGYNGHGLFTFVLADGLNGKADKSKSGFVKTTELADYVDNEVPVLAEKVFKRAQYPTISISGQGFPIGKVR